Proteins from a single region of Platichthys flesus chromosome 16, fPlaFle2.1, whole genome shotgun sequence:
- the vasnb gene encoding vasorin b, translating to MERVCAMKVYLTQLVPFLLLLIIPDCILSSDCPKDCTCSTPESILCFQRRSSTIPKGVPSFTKSLYLFANGIEGLTSEDFDGMENLEMLDLSQNKLTEIPDRVFEPLTSLRNLDLSSNQITHISEECFQGMVLLERLYLYSNLIKTIHPAAFNSLQHLLELKIQGNQLTSLPALSMPHLLLLDLRFNVLQTLGPSDLQTPNLESLKLGGVGLTSLDKELIGSLKNLHELDISGNQIDFFPAVLKEIRGLIHLSLAENPMGPLKVQDLQNLGELQELDISSLSVQGLPEEFSQLFPHLRKLAVAENPFNCLCDLAWFPKWLRAQSITLERTEETRCHFPPINSGKVLERLDHRDFGCPTTTTVTTSTVKTTTIQPAIVTTFPSTTEAVLIPRASDEPTDKDNDPPLPPVPASPSSSSRDHFCPSNTCLNGGTCRIDQHGQVECTCPHGTSGLYCEVQNYHPPSPPEAGIPMATVSADEADISSHDVTATSILVDLHRYIEMRPYIRGIRLTYRNLSGPDRRPIQLSLPASFPEYRLRGLRPNSTYTVCASPLGAPSGIDSVCTEAHTAPEILSSPDARITDPRLTTMVVPAVAILLLLVLIAVALGVVCYLRRKRAKGHLELDCEPSQLQLDGVKAGLDNGALPKKQPHIMIPEPAVQNGNLEYEVLLLQDHCTSNNNMSSHKPSYF from the coding sequence ATGGAGCGAGTCTGCGCCATGAAGGTCTATCTGACTCAACTGGTGCCCTTTCTACTCCTCCTCATTATCCCTGATTGCATCTTGTCCAGCGACTGCCCAAAGGACTGCACCTGCTCCACACCAGAGTCCatcttgtgttttcagagaCGTTCCTCCACCATTCCCAAAGGAGTGCCCTCATTCACAAAAAGTCTCTATCTCTTTGCCAATGGCATTGAAGGCTTGACATCTGAGGACTTTGATGGTATGGAGAACTTAGAAATGCTAGACCTAAGTCAAAATAAACTGACTGAAATTCCTGATAGGGTGTTtgaacctttgacctctttaaGAAACCTGGATCTGTCATCCAACCAGATCACCCACATTTCAGAGGAATGCTTCCAGGGTATGGTACTGCTTGAAcgtctttatttgtatagtaaCCTTATCAAGACCATTCACCCTGCAGCTTTTAATAGCTTGCAGCACCTGCTGGAACTCAAAATACAGGGCAACCAGTTGACATCCCTGCCTGCTCTCTCGATGccccatctgctgctgctggaccttCGCTTTAATGTCTTACAAACCTTAGGTCCCTCGGACCTCCAGACCCCAAACCTGGAGTCACTCAAACTGGGTGGTGTAGGGCTCACCAGCCTGGATAAGGAGCTCATTGGTAGTCTGAAGAACCTCCATGAACTGGACATTTCAGGAAACCAAATTGACTTCTTCCCTGCTGTGCTAAAGGAGATCAGAGGGCTGATTCACCTCAGTCTGGCAGAGAACCCAATGGGTCCTCTTAAAGTTCAGGACCTGCAGAACCTTGGTGAGCTTCAGGAGTTGGACATCAGCAGCCTGAGTGTGCAGGGTCTCCCTGAAGAGTTCTCCCAGCTATTCCCCCACCTCAGAAAGCTTGCAGTGGCAGAGAATCCCTTCAACTGCCTTTGTGACTTAGCATGGTTCCCAAAATGGCTTAGAGCCCAGAGCATCACCCTtgagagaacagaggaaacCCGCTGCCATTTCCCACCTATCAATTCCGGGAAGGTATTGGAGAGACTGGACCACAGGGATTTTGGCTGTCCTACCACAACTACGGTCACCACTAGTACTGTCAAAACTACTACTATCCAGCCTGCAATTGTCACCACCTTTCCAAGTACTACTGAAGCTGTTCTAATCCCTAGGGCTAGTGATGAACCCACAGACAAAGATAATGACCCTCCCCTGCCCCCCGTTCCTGCatcccccagcagcagcagcagggaccaTTTTTGTCCTTCTAACACCTGTCTGAATGGGGGTACTTGTCGTATAGACCAACATGGTCAGGTAGAGTGTACCTGTCCACATGGCACTTCTGGTTTGTATTGTGAAGTCCAAAATTACCACCCACCGTCACCACCTGAAGCTGGAATCCCCATGGCAACTGTGAGTGCAGATGAAGCAGACATTAGCTCACATGATGTAACAGCTACTTCAATCCTGGTGGACCTTCACCGCTACATTGAAATGCGTCCTTACATCCGTGGAATTCGCCTAACCTACCGCAATCTCTCTGGACCAGACCGCAGGCCAATTCAACTCAGCCTGCCTGCATCTTTCCCAGAGTACAGACTCAGAGGCCTGAGGCCCAACTCCACTTACACTGTTTGTGCCAGTCCACTAGGTGCACCTAGTGGCATAGACAGTGTGTGCACTGAGGCCCATACAGCCCCTGAAATCCTCAGCAGCCCTGATGCACGGATAACTGACCCAAGACTGACTACTATGGTTGTGCCTGCAGTTGCCATCTTGCTATTGCTGGTACTGATAGCAGTAGCACTGGGAGTAGTATGCTATCTTCGTAGAAAGAGGGCTAAGGGTCACTTGGAGCTGGACTGTGAGCCTTCCCAGCTACAGTTGGATGGAGTTAAGGCTGGTTTGGACAATGGGGCACTGCCTAAAAAACAACCCCACATTATGATCCCTGAACCTGCTGTTCAAAATGGAAATCTGGAATATGAGGTGTTGCTACTACAGGATCACTGTACATCAAATAACAATATGTCCTCACACAAGCCTTCCTACTTTTGA